The DNA region GCGGCAGCCCTTCGAAGTCGAGGTCGAGGTGCGCTTGGCGGAAGGCTCCGGGGTGGTCTTGAACGGCGAGCCGCTGGCGGCGGAGGCGTTTCGTCCGGCCGCCTTCTCGACCTCCGGAGAGATCGCCGGGGAGGTGGTGGCGGCAGGCTTCGGGATCACCGCCGAAGAGCTCTCAATCGACGACTATGCCGGTCTCGACGTCACCGGCAAGGTGGTGGCGGTGCGCCGCTTCGTTCCCGACGAGGGTTTCGACAAGGACGACGATCGGCGGCGCTACAGCGACCTGCGCTACAAGGCCTTCCAGGCTCGCGAGCGCGGTGCCGCCGCTCTGGTGATCGTCGATCTGCCGCCGCCGGGGGAGAACGGCGAGCTGCCCGAGGAGGCGCCCTTCCCGACCCTGCGGGTGGACTCGATGGGCGATGCCGGCCTGCCGGTGATCCACCTGCGACGCTCCGTGGGTGCCGCCCTGTTCGAAGGCGAGGGCCATCGCATGGAGCTCGACATCGAGCTGGCTCGGCGTTCCGAGACGGCCTTCAACGTGGTGGGCAAGATCTCCGCCGGAGCGGCCGAGGGCAACGCCGGTGCGGTGCTGCTGGGAGCCCACTACGACCATCTCGGGATGGGCGGCGGTGGCTCCCTCAGCCCGGATGCGAAGGAGCCCCACAACGGTGCCGACGACAACGCCTCCGGGGTGGCGGCGCTGATCGAGGCGGCTCGCATCCTGGGCGAACGGCGCCATGAGCTGGCGCGGGACGTCTATCTGGTGGCGTTCTCGGCCGAGGAAGCGGGGCTCCTGGGATCGACCCACTTCACCCGCTCGCCGCCCGGCGACCTGGCCCTCGATGAGCTGGTGGCGATGATCAACATGGACATGGTGGGCCGGCTGCGCAACAACCGCCTGACGGTCCTCGGGGGGGAGTCGGCGGTGGAGTGGGCCGAGGTCGTCGAACCGGCCTGCGACGGCGTCGGTCTCGGCTGCAGCTTGGGCGGCGACGGCTACGGCCCCTCCGATCAGACGCCCTTCTACGCCGCCGGCATTCCGGTGCTCCATCTCTTCACCGGGACCCACGACGACTACCACAAGCCGAGCGACGACACCGCCACCCTCAACGCCGCCGGCGGCGCGCAGATCGCCCTGCTGGCGGCGACTCTGGCGGAGTCGCTGGCCAATCGCGAGCAGCCGTTGACCCATCAGCAGCGGCCGCAGCCCTTGCCGGTCGGTGATTCGAGAAGCTACGGCGCTTCCCTCGGCACGATTCCGGACTACGCCGGCCCGCCCGGCGGCGGTCCCGGGGTGCTGCTGGCCGGTGTACGGCCCGGCAGTCCGGCCGATACGGCGGGCATTCAACGCGGCGACGTGCTGGTGTCGTTGGCCGGTCGCGCCGTCACCAGCATCTACGACTTCGTCTACATTCTGCGCGACTCGAAGCCCGGCCAGGAGGCCGCCGCGGTGGTGATTCGGGACGGCCGACGGGTCGAGCTCGAGGTGACCTTTGGCCGGCGCTCGCGCTGAATCGTCGGCGCTGGAGCTGTCGCGATGAATCTCGCCGGGCACCTGAACACCGTCAGCGAGCGTCTGCGGGTCTTTTTCTCGCCGGTGCCGGAACCGCCGGCCCGGCCCTGGAGCCTGACGGTGGAGGATCCGGACCTCGGGCCGGTGCTGTTGACCGGTCGCTTGAGCGAGCTCGACTCGTCGTCTCTGGTGGTGATCCTCCATGGCCTCGGCGGATGCTCCGAGAGTCACTACGCGCGCCGCGCGGCGCAGCAGATCCTGGCCTCCGGGGTGGCCTGCCTGCGGCTCAATTTGCGCGGCTCGGATCGCCTGGGAGAGGATTTCTACCACGCCGGCTTGACCACCGATCTGCACCAGGTGCTGGCTTCTCGCGAGCTGGCGTTCTATGACCAGATCTACGTGCTGGGGTTCTCTCTCGGCGGCCACGTCGCTCTGCGCGCCGCCACCGAGGCCTCGGACGAGCGCTGGCGTTCGGTGGCGGCGGTCTGCGCGCCGCTCGATCTGGCACCCTGCGCCCGCCTCCTCGACCGGCCTTCGGCGATCGTCTACCGCACCTATCTCCTCAACGGACTGAAGGACATCTACGGCGCCGTGGCGACCCGCCGGCCGGTGCCCCTGGAGCTCGCCGAGGCGCGCCGCATCCGCTCCCTGCGCGAGTGGGATGACCGCGTGGTGGCGCCCCGCCACGGCTTCGCGAACGGGGCGGACTACTACGCCCGGGCGAGCGTCGGCCCACGCCTCGGCGGCTTGCGGCGACAAGCCCTGCTGGTGCTGGCGGAGGACGACCCGATGGTGCCGGTCGCGGCCCTCGACGAGCGGCTGGCGGCGGCGCCGGCGGCCTTGAAGGTGCGGCGTCTGGCCTCCGGAGGGCACCTCGGCTTTCCTCGCTCGGCGGACCTCGGTTGGCCCGGGGAGGGCTTTGCCGCTCAGCTTCTGGGTTGGCTCCAGCGTTCCGCCAGCGAGGCCGCTCCGCAAGTCGTCGCAACACCACCGGAGGTCGGATCGTGAAGCGCTTCAAGCTCGAGAAGCTGCAGCGTCATCGGGACTTCGGTCTGCTGGTGGCGCGCCTCGGCTTGGGGGTGATGTTCATCCTCCACGGCTATCCCAAGATGCTCGGTGGACCCGAGAGCTGGCAGGGGCTCGGCAAGGCCATGGGGTATGTCGGTGTGGACTTCCTGCCGGCGTTCTGGGGCTTCGCGGCGGCCTTCGCCGAGCTCGTCGGGGGAGCCCTCCTGATCCTCGGCTGGTTCTTTCGTCCCGCCTGCCTTCTGCTCACCTTGACGATGGCGGTGGCGGCGACCATGCACCTGCGCAGCGGTGACGGCTTGGCGGCCGCTTCCCACGCCATCGAGGTGGGGGCGGTGTTCTTCGGGCTGCTCTTCGTTGGCCCTGGCAAGCACAGCGTCGATCAACGTTAGCGCTCGTCCGCTGGCCGAGTCAGCTCGACCGGCGGATCCGGGGTTGGTCTCGGCGGTCGCTTTCCGGGCGCCAGTCGTGGAGTAGCTCGGCGAGGCGCTCGGCGCCGTCCACCAGGCGCGGCCCCGGCCTAGAGAAGAGGCCGTTAGCGTCGACGGCGAAGACTTGGCGCTGGCGAACGGCGCGTAGGCCGGTCCAGCCGGGTCGGTCGCTGAGGGTCGCTGCCTGGCGCCGGGCCGCGAGCTCGTCGTAGCCGCAGGGCATCAACAAAAGAACGTCCGGATCGGCTTGCACGATCTCTTCCCATGCCGCTTCGCGGGAGGGCTCACCAGGTCCGGCGAGGGCATCGGAGCCGCCGGCGATGGCGATCATCTCGGGAACCCAGTGACCGCCGAGGAAGGGCGGATCGAGCCACTCGAGGGCCACCACCTGGGGCCTCCGTCGGCCGGCGACGCCCCGGCGCACCGCTTCGAGGCGCCGGCGCAGGTGTGCCACCAGGCTTGCGCCGGCTGCGACCCGATCGAGCTCGGCGGCGAGCCGTTCGAGGTCGGCGAAGACGCCTTCGAGGGTCTGTCCGTGGAGGGAGAACAGCTCCGGGCACGATGGCATCTGCGTCTCGAGCTGGGCCGAATCGACGGCGCACACCGGGCAGAGATCCTGGGTGATCACCAGGTCCGGACGCAGGCGGGCCAAGAGGGCGGTGTCGAGGCGCGACAGCTCGCCCCCTTCGGAGGCTGCCGCCTTGACCCGCTGGTCGATCTCCGCCGGCGTCAGGCCGGCCTCGAGGAGGGCGCCGGTGAGCTGCGGAAGGTCGCGGGCCGCGGCCGGATGGTCGCATTCGTGGCTGACCCCGACGAGGTCGCTCTGGGCACCGAGGGCGAAGACCATCTCGGTGCCTCCCGGAACCAGCGACACGATACGTCGGGCAGCCACCGTGCCCTTACTCCCAGCGCACCGCGTCGCCGAGGCGAATCTCGCCGTCGTCGAGGACCTCTGCGAAGACGCCGCCGCGCCACTCCGGCGACAGCGCCGCCCGCAGCCCCGGAGAGGCCTCGTCCATGCGCTCGCACGGGCGGGTCTCGCCGAGCACCCGTAGGCGACAGTCGCCAATGCGCAGCACCCGAAAGCGCGGTCCGGCGAGGGTCAGGCCGCGGATCAGCAAGTTGGCGCGGCGCGCCCGCGGGTCGACCTCGACGCCGAGCTCGTCGATCGCTCGCTGCCAGGCGGCGTCGTCGAGCAGGGTGACCTGGCGCCGGCCACCCTGGTCGGCATTGTCGGCCAGGCCACGGCCGGCGACCAGTCGCGCCGTCGGCTGCTCGTCCATCGGACCGAGCTTGGCGCGCTTGATCCAGATCTTCGCCAGCACGCCGTCGTCGGCCATCTCCGTCACTTGCCCTCGACGGTCTCGAAGACCGCGTCCGGGAGGGTGGCCGGGGCGGCGATCGGCGCCAGGCTGAGCTCGCGGTCGTCGCCGACCCGGAAGCGTCCGGGGGCGAGCTGAATAGCGCCATACTGGTCCCAGCCCTCCCAGCGCCAGACGGTGGGCTCAGTGTCCGGATCCTGGCTCTCGAGAACGTAGGCCCAGCGGTCCACCATGGAAGTCTCGCGATTGACGTAGATCCAATAGCGGTCGCCGGGGGTGAGACCGACTTCGCCAAAGGTCAGCAGGAGCTTGTCGTAGGTCTTGCCGTCAAGGGTCTCTTCACCATCCCAGGAGAGATTGACCCCGGGATCGCGCAGCTTGTAGGGGGCGAGCAGCCAGTAGGTGTCGTTGACCCAGGCGGCCCAGGCGTTCTCGAGCATCTCGTCGAGGGCCTCGCCGCGGACCTCCTCGCCGTCCTGCCAGGCGCGGCCCTGCTTGTCGTCGAGATCCATCAGGACGACGTACTGCTGGCCCTCGCGATTCTGGCCCTCGAGGCGGTAGCGGCCCTCGTAGCGGTCCCAAGAGTGGCTGCGGCGGCCGACGAAGTCGAAGGTCAGGTAGCGCGTCTGCTCCCAGGCCTCGGCGCCGCCGAGGGCGTCGAGCACCCGATCGGCGATCTCGTGGGCGCGGGCGTCGTCGGCGTGGACCGGGCCGACGAAGGCGGGAACGATCAAAAACAGGAGGGCGAGGGTGCCTCCGAGGGTGGCCTGAAAGGTCCGGCGCATGTTGGGTCTCCCTGCGGGTCGTGAATTGACGGTTGCCGGAGCGGCAAGACCCTGGGATCCTAGCAGCCCGTGGTGAAAGTTTGCGGGCCGCATTGGGAGCGATTGGGGCCGCGAGGGATGGGCCCAGGAGGAGGAGCGAGATGGCACCTGGTGAGAATCGTCTGGCCGCCGAGAGCAGCCCCTATCTGCTGCTGCACAAGAGCAATCCGGTGGATTGGTATCCCTGGGGCGACGAAGCCCTGGCGCGGGCGCGTCGCGAGGAGAAGCCGATCTTTCTCTCCGTCGGCTACTCGACCTGCTATTGGTGCCATGTGATGGAGCGCGAGTCGTTCTCCAACCCCCAGCTAGCGGCGCTGATGAATCGCGATTTCGTCAACATCAAGCTCGATCGCGAGGAGCGGCCCGATCTCGACGAGGTCTACATGGCGGCGACCCAGATCCTGAGCGGCCAAGGGGGGTGGCCGAACTCGGTCTTTCTGACGCCGGACCTCAAGCCCTTCTATGCCGGCACCTACTTTCCGCCCGAGGACCGCTACGGGCGGCCCGGCTTCGGCAGCCTGCTGAAGGGCCTGGCGCGCGCCTGGCGAGAGCGGCGCAAGGATGTCGAGATGCAGGCCGAAGAGGTCGCCGAAGCGATGGCGAAGTTTCTCGGTGGCCGCTTCGGTGTCGGCGCCGCGCCGCCGGCCCTGGCGGTGGTGGAGCAGTGCGAGCGCTCCCTCGAGGAGTCCTTCGATCCGCAGTGGGGTGGCTTCGGCGACGCCCCGAAGTTCCCGTCGCCGTCGAACCTACTCTTCTTGCTCGATCGCCTGGCCCATTCGCCGGCCGCCGAACCGCTCCTCGCCACCACCCTCGACCGGATGGCGCGGGGCGGCATCTACGACCACCTCGGCGGTGGCTTCCACCGCTACGCGACGGATCGCCAGTGGAAAGTTCCCCACTTCGAGAAGATGCTCTACGACAACGGCTTGCTGCTCGAGGTCTACGGCCGCTGGAGCGAGCAGCGGGACGATCCTCAGGCGGCCTTTCTGATGCGTCAGACGGCGGCATTCCTGGGGCGCGAGATGACCGCTCCGGAGGGCGGCTTCTGGAGTGCCCTCGATGCCGAGACGGAGGGTCGCGAAGGGGCCTTCTACGGCTGGAGCGAGGCCCAGCTCCGGGAGGTACTCGACGGTGAGGAGTTCGACTTCCTGGCCCCGCTCCTCGGTTTTTCCGGATCACCCTTCTTCGAGGACGAGCATTGGGTGCTGCACCTGCCGGAGCCCCTCGACGCGGTCGCCGCCGAGCGGCGCCTGGAGCGCGCCGAGCTGTGGGCCGAGATGGAGCCATTGGTCGAGCGCCTGTGGCAGGCGCGGGAGCAGCGACCCCGACCGCTGACCGACGACAAGGTGCTCACCGACTGGAACGGCACCGCCATCGCCGGGTTGGCCCGGGCCGGTGGTGCCCTCGGTGAGGCCGGACTGGTCGAGCAGGCGAAGGGAGCGGCGCAGTTCGTCCTCGATGAGCTCTGGGCCGAGGGCGGACCCTTGCTCCACACCTGGCGGCGGGGCGAAGCCAAGATCGCCGCTTTCCTGGCCGACTATGCCTTCCTGGCGCGGGGACTGCTCGAGCTCGATCGCGTCGACCCGGAGGGCCCCTGGTTGGCGGCGGCAGTGCGCTCGACGGAGGAGCAGATCAGCCGCCTGCGAGCCCCCGCCGGTGGCTTTTTCGTCGCCGCCGAAGCGGACGACCTGATCCTGCGCTCGCGCGATGTCTTCGATGGTGCCCTGCCGGCCGCCAACGCGGCGGCCGTCGACAACCTCCTGCGCCTCGCCGAGAGAACCGGAGAGGAGCGTTGGCGGGCCGAGGCGGAGGCGGCGTTGGCGGCCCGCGGGCCGCAGGTCGCCGCGGTGCCGCAGGCTGCTCGCGGCCTGTGCGCCGCCCTCTGGCGCGGTTCCCACCACGCGGCGGGGGAGGCGAAGCCGGTCGAGA from Acidobacteriota bacterium includes:
- a CDS encoding DoxX family protein; translated protein: MKRFKLEKLQRHRDFGLLVARLGLGVMFILHGYPKMLGGPESWQGLGKAMGYVGVDFLPAFWGFAAAFAELVGGALLILGWFFRPACLLLTLTMAVAATMHLRSGDGLAAASHAIEVGAVFFGLLFVGPGKHSVDQR
- a CDS encoding DUF255 domain-containing protein; translated protein: MAPGENRLAAESSPYLLLHKSNPVDWYPWGDEALARARREEKPIFLSVGYSTCYWCHVMERESFSNPQLAALMNRDFVNIKLDREERPDLDEVYMAATQILSGQGGWPNSVFLTPDLKPFYAGTYFPPEDRYGRPGFGSLLKGLARAWRERRKDVEMQAEEVAEAMAKFLGGRFGVGAAPPALAVVEQCERSLEESFDPQWGGFGDAPKFPSPSNLLFLLDRLAHSPAAEPLLATTLDRMARGGIYDHLGGGFHRYATDRQWKVPHFEKMLYDNGLLLEVYGRWSEQRDDPQAAFLMRQTAAFLGREMTAPEGGFWSALDAETEGREGAFYGWSEAQLREVLDGEEFDFLAPLLGFSGSPFFEDEHWVLHLPEPLDAVAAERRLERAELWAEMEPLVERLWQAREQRPRPLTDDKVLTDWNGTAIAGLARAGGALGEAGLVEQAKGAAQFVLDELWAEGGPLLHTWRRGEAKIAAFLADYAFLARGLLELDRVDPEGPWLAAAVRSTEEQISRLRAPAGGFFVAAEADDLILRSRDVFDGALPAANAAAVDNLLRLAERTGEERWRAEAEAALAARGPQVAAVPQAARGLCAALWRGSHHAAGEAKPVEIEVVFAEPRGEERAFEVVLEIAAGWHLDAPSGEAPGDAGRAPVALLAAGGELLEVDWPVAEESAAGAIYRGSVRVRGRLRQTASEATLEVRYQPCDEQRCLLPATFVASLPQ
- a CDS encoding alpha/beta fold hydrolase, with the translated sequence MNLAGHLNTVSERLRVFFSPVPEPPARPWSLTVEDPDLGPVLLTGRLSELDSSSLVVILHGLGGCSESHYARRAAQQILASGVACLRLNLRGSDRLGEDFYHAGLTTDLHQVLASRELAFYDQIYVLGFSLGGHVALRAATEASDERWRSVAAVCAPLDLAPCARLLDRPSAIVYRTYLLNGLKDIYGAVATRRPVPLELAEARRIRSLREWDDRVVAPRHGFANGADYYARASVGPRLGGLRRQALLVLAEDDPMVPVAALDERLAAAPAALKVRRLASGGHLGFPRSADLGWPGEGFAAQLLGWLQRSASEAAPQVVATPPEVGS
- a CDS encoding M20/M25/M40 family metallo-hydrolase, which gives rise to MFLSRLAAGLAIAFMALPSLAAEPHLADITQLTFGGENAEAYWSPNGEELIFQSTRPPFGCDQIFTMEVPELGTAEAPEARLVSTGKGRTTCGYFTYPDGERVIYSATDLGDAACPAPPDRSQGYVWPIYDSYDIFVAWPDGSDRVRLTDSPAYDAEATVCPRDGSIIFTSTRDGDLDLYRMDYDGSNVQRLTHEPGYDGGAFFSPDCSHIVWRASRPAPGKELEDYQGLLARGLVRPGELELWVAKADGSEARQITYLRSGTFAPYFHPSGERILFSTNYGSESPREFEIWAVDVQGTRLERITRSPGFDGFPMFSPDGGRLAFASNRNQGEPGETNVFVAAWRDGEIEFDERAPDRFLESVAWLADDAREGRGIGTAGLAASGEWIAERLLAYGAEPAGTDFWRQPFEVEVEVRLAEGSGVVLNGEPLAAEAFRPAAFSTSGEIAGEVVAAGFGITAEELSIDDYAGLDVTGKVVAVRRFVPDEGFDKDDDRRRYSDLRYKAFQARERGAAALVIVDLPPPGENGELPEEAPFPTLRVDSMGDAGLPVIHLRRSVGAALFEGEGHRMELDIELARRSETAFNVVGKISAGAAEGNAGAVLLGAHYDHLGMGGGGSLSPDAKEPHNGADDNASGVAALIEAARILGERRHELARDVYLVAFSAEEAGLLGSTHFTRSPPGDLALDELVAMINMDMVGRLRNNRLTVLGGESAVEWAEVVEPACDGVGLGCSLGGDGYGPSDQTPFYAAGIPVLHLFTGTHDDYHKPSDDTATLNAAGGAQIALLAATLAESLANREQPLTHQQRPQPLPVGDSRSYGASLGTIPDYAGPPGGGPGVLLAGVRPGSPADTAGIQRGDVLVSLAGRAVTSIYDFVYILRDSKPGQEAAAVVIRDGRRVELEVTFGRRSR
- a CDS encoding cobalamin-binding protein — its product is MAARRIVSLVPGGTEMVFALGAQSDLVGVSHECDHPAAARDLPQLTGALLEAGLTPAEIDQRVKAAASEGGELSRLDTALLARLRPDLVITQDLCPVCAVDSAQLETQMPSCPELFSLHGQTLEGVFADLERLAAELDRVAAGASLVAHLRRRLEAVRRGVAGRRRPQVVALEWLDPPFLGGHWVPEMIAIAGGSDALAGPGEPSREAAWEEIVQADPDVLLLMPCGYDELAARRQAATLSDRPGWTGLRAVRQRQVFAVDANGLFSRPGPRLVDGAERLAELLHDWRPESDRRDQPRIRRSS
- a CDS encoding MOSC domain-containing protein, translated to MADDGVLAKIWIKRAKLGPMDEQPTARLVAGRGLADNADQGGRRQVTLLDDAAWQRAIDELGVEVDPRARRANLLIRGLTLAGPRFRVLRIGDCRLRVLGETRPCERMDEASPGLRAALSPEWRGGVFAEVLDDGEIRLGDAVRWE